In the Chlorobium limicola DSM 245 genome, one interval contains:
- a CDS encoding metallophosphoesterase: MYTHTALFKKYSGVFLVKKKTILNAYLFAVIILFFPFSGKASVHFLATADPQYDNGNSAVNQQANKTLLTMLASIKCNNDIKGIIVAGDLTQNSRIYDEFSWYNNALSIQNKVTGDVVDMSAYVYDGIGNHDKAEPTFMQKTACFFKTAECVNPEVIQNTLSSRVRLTPVLYREGIHYAWKWDDVVFVQLNLFPGDSNDNYGLSPQNSLTYLRNLLNNRVDKNKDRIVLIHHYGFDPFSQTYWSDSQRKEYWNLIADYNVMGILTGHSHNNTGYTFYNAFTRPSGYTKGPASIASFVCGGACLGYYLDITIDGNTMHVRQRDNNGTQKKAVLVDNGVIYYR, from the coding sequence ATGTATACTCATACAGCTCTATTTAAAAAGTATTCAGGAGTTTTTTTAGTTAAGAAAAAAACAATATTAAATGCGTATCTGTTTGCCGTCATAATTTTGTTTTTTCCGTTTTCCGGAAAAGCCAGTGTTCATTTTTTAGCTACAGCAGATCCTCAATATGACAATGGCAATTCAGCAGTTAATCAGCAGGCCAATAAGACGCTTTTGACGATGTTGGCATCCATAAAATGCAATAATGATATTAAAGGTATTATTGTTGCAGGAGACCTTACTCAAAACTCAAGAATATATGATGAATTTTCTTGGTACAATAATGCGCTGTCTATACAAAACAAAGTAACCGGTGATGTGGTTGATATGTCTGCTTATGTGTATGACGGAATTGGTAATCATGATAAAGCTGAGCCGACATTTATGCAAAAAACGGCATGTTTTTTTAAAACTGCCGAGTGTGTTAATCCTGAGGTAATACAAAATACACTTTCTTCAAGGGTCAGATTAACTCCTGTATTGTATAGAGAAGGAATTCATTACGCGTGGAAATGGGACGATGTGGTTTTTGTTCAATTGAATCTGTTCCCAGGCGACAGCAATGATAATTATGGATTATCCCCGCAAAACAGTCTCACTTATTTGAGGAATTTGCTGAATAACCGTGTAGATAAAAATAAAGATCGTATAGTTCTTATTCATCATTATGGTTTCGACCCTTTTTCACAAACGTATTGGAGCGACAGTCAGCGAAAGGAGTACTGGAATCTTATAGCAGATTATAATGTGATGGGGATATTAACCGGTCATAGTCATAATAATACGGGATATACATTTTACAATGCTTTTACAAGGCCATCAGGATATACTAAAGGTCCCGCGTCAATTGCCTCATTTGTTTGCGGTGGAGCTTGTTTGGGTTATTATCTTGATATTACAATAGACGGGAATACGATGCATGTTAGGCAAAGAGATAATAATGGAACCCAAAAAAAAGCTGTACTTGTAGATAATGGAGTAATCTATTATCGCTGA
- a CDS encoding NAD-dependent epimerase/dehydratase family protein, with translation MLKRVLLIGASGFVGTRLIETIGEKRCINIDKQNSSRYNNITLIHDIRNDGIDVAISHQPSSIVLLAAEHRDDVSPISLYYDVNVQGTKNVLDAMDHKGIKSIIFTSSVAVYGLNKKISDETHQADPFNHYGKSKWEAEEVLREWYQKDPENRSLSIIRPTVIFGEANRGNVYNLLKQIALGKFLMIGKGENKKSMAYVGNVVVFIKYLIENDKPGYRVYNYVDKPDFNMNELVHQVRHDLGQDGKMIRIPEWLGMLGGYGFDIAAKLSGKKLPISSVRVKKFCATTQFSADKLDKSGFIRPYTIEEGLERTLRYEFLEKNDDKHVFYTE, from the coding sequence ATGCTAAAAAGGGTGTTATTGATTGGTGCTTCAGGTTTTGTTGGAACACGATTGATAGAAACTATAGGAGAAAAGCGGTGTATTAATATTGATAAACAAAATAGCTCTCGTTACAATAATATTACGCTGATCCATGATATACGTAATGACGGTATTGATGTAGCTATTTCTCATCAACCGTCTTCCATTGTTTTGCTTGCAGCGGAACATAGAGACGATGTCTCGCCGATCTCATTGTATTATGATGTCAATGTTCAGGGTACAAAGAATGTTCTTGATGCTATGGATCATAAAGGTATCAAAAGTATAATATTTACAAGTTCTGTTGCTGTTTATGGATTAAATAAAAAAATTTCAGATGAAACGCATCAGGCTGACCCATTCAACCATTATGGGAAAAGTAAATGGGAAGCTGAAGAGGTGCTTAGAGAATGGTATCAGAAAGATCCTGAAAACCGCTCCTTATCGATTATTCGTCCTACGGTTATTTTCGGTGAAGCTAACAGGGGTAATGTATATAATCTTCTTAAACAGATAGCTTTAGGAAAATTTCTGATGATCGGAAAAGGTGAGAATAAGAAATCCATGGCTTATGTTGGGAATGTTGTGGTTTTTATAAAATATTTGATAGAAAATGACAAGCCCGGATACAGGGTATATAATTATGTCGATAAACCTGATTTCAATATGAATGAACTTGTCCATCAGGTTCGTCATGATCTTGGTCAGGATGGGAAAATGATAAGGATTCCGGAGTGGCTTGGCATGCTTGGTGGATATGGGTTTGATATAGCTGCTAAGCTTTCAGGAAAAAAACTACCAATTAGCAGTGTGAGAGTTAAAAAATTCTGTGCCACTACACAGTTTTCAGCTGATAAGCTTGATAAATCCGGATTCATCCGACCATATACGATTGAGGAGGGGCTTGAACGAACTCTCAGGTATGAGTTTCTAGAGAAGAATGATGATAAGCACGTTTTCTATACGGAATAA
- a CDS encoding polysialyltransferase family glycosyltransferase, with the protein MKKYIYFYDLNEKLLARYPAKISQEILSTHQDAEFVYLYSERYEKKGNPDKLPEGSKVVYLPTLSMTKIQKLFKTHPPALFITIGMRLPDILMLSFFNRHQVPTCMVQHGLFIKHLERIPLHLVIGQKLIKFTQYLIYSYKISRVLKKSFLKTLYELYLYFIKGSHKIPQLKHINSSLILAKTAFIFDDNWKKYYFITYGYTEEQFYKIGNPDFLILKQLKSAVQENAVCYICQSLVEDGRYLRSDFMCYIKEIEENLADDIKVYFKMHPRSRMELYEELNTDKINFTQEFPNCKFYLGHYSSLLAVAHDISQVIIWNLKGHQTPAEYVKYADMISNDWEEVRSFIRIKQQDNTTKDFDASYMEDSFNPYYHIAQFINQKATDF; encoded by the coding sequence ATGAAGAAGTACATCTATTTCTACGATTTGAATGAAAAGTTGCTGGCTAGGTATCCGGCCAAGATCAGCCAGGAGATCCTTTCAACGCATCAGGATGCAGAATTCGTTTACTTGTATTCGGAACGCTATGAGAAAAAGGGGAACCCGGATAAATTGCCGGAAGGATCGAAAGTAGTCTATTTGCCGACCCTCTCCATGACCAAGATACAAAAGCTGTTCAAGACCCATCCGCCAGCTTTATTCATTACCATTGGAATGCGTTTGCCGGATATCCTGATGCTTAGTTTCTTCAATAGACACCAAGTGCCTACCTGCATGGTACAGCACGGATTATTTATCAAACATTTGGAGCGGATACCCTTGCATCTGGTGATTGGCCAGAAACTGATCAAGTTCACCCAATACCTGATTTACTCCTATAAGATCTCACGCGTTTTGAAAAAGTCCTTTTTGAAAACGCTATACGAACTGTACCTGTATTTCATCAAGGGATCCCACAAGATCCCCCAGCTTAAGCACATTAATTCCTCGCTGATTCTAGCTAAAACAGCCTTTATCTTCGATGATAATTGGAAGAAATACTATTTTATTACTTATGGCTACACTGAAGAGCAATTCTATAAGATAGGGAACCCGGATTTCCTCATATTAAAACAACTTAAATCGGCTGTACAGGAAAATGCAGTCTGTTATATTTGCCAGTCCTTAGTTGAGGACGGACGATATCTTCGATCAGATTTTATGTGCTACATAAAGGAGATAGAAGAGAATCTGGCTGATGACATAAAAGTGTATTTCAAAATGCATCCACGCTCACGTATGGAGTTGTATGAAGAATTGAATACCGACAAGATCAACTTCACCCAAGAATTTCCTAATTGTAAATTCTACTTGGGTCATTATTCCTCTCTGCTTGCTGTAGCACACGACATTTCTCAGGTGATCATCTGGAACCTGAAAGGACACCAGACTCCCGCAGAATATGTCAAGTATGCAGATATGATATCCAATGACTGGGAAGAAGTCCGATCTTTCATCCGGATAAAGCAACAAGACAATACCACAAAAGATTTTGATGCGTCCTATATGGAGGATTCATTTAACCCATATTATCACATTGCTCAATTCATCAACCAAAAAGCAACAGATTTTTAA
- a CDS encoding HpcH/HpaI aldolase family protein — protein MKNTRLKGQLKNNEQTLGSWVTIGHPAVVEVLSNANFDWLTIDIEHNNIDPAMLTTLIATIQSKNIAALVRVSKNEEVPIKHAMDAGADGVIVPMVNSREDAEKAVEYVKYPPRGKRGVGLSRAQNYGIGFESYKQWLQAYSVIIAQIEHIDGVRNIEQIIEVPDIDAIIIGPYDLSGSLGYPGNYSREDVREALIRVEQVCRERNFPMGFHVVPPDVEEVAIRRAAGYSFIAFSTDFLLMGDTATKLVNHLRK, from the coding sequence ATGAAGAACACTCGCTTGAAAGGACAACTCAAAAACAATGAGCAGACACTGGGCTCCTGGGTCACCATCGGTCATCCGGCTGTAGTGGAAGTCCTGTCCAATGCCAATTTTGACTGGTTGACCATTGATATTGAGCATAATAACATCGATCCAGCTATGTTGACCACTCTGATCGCCACGATACAGAGCAAGAATATTGCAGCTTTGGTCAGGGTATCCAAGAATGAAGAAGTCCCGATCAAGCATGCTATGGATGCCGGGGCGGATGGAGTGATTGTTCCAATGGTAAATTCACGTGAGGACGCTGAAAAAGCAGTGGAATATGTAAAATACCCTCCCCGCGGAAAACGGGGAGTTGGTTTGAGTCGTGCCCAGAACTACGGAATAGGATTTGAATCATACAAGCAATGGCTCCAGGCTTACAGCGTAATCATTGCACAGATTGAGCATATTGATGGTGTTCGGAATATCGAGCAAATCATTGAAGTACCAGATATTGACGCTATTATCATAGGCCCCTACGACCTTTCCGGTTCACTAGGATATCCGGGTAACTATTCTCGCGAGGATGTGCGGGAAGCCCTGATTCGGGTGGAACAGGTCTGTCGGGAAAGGAACTTCCCAATGGGCTTTCATGTTGTACCACCCGATGTGGAAGAAGTGGCCATAAGAAGGGCGGCTGGCTATTCCTTTATTGCATTTAGCACGGACTTTCTGCTGATGGGAGATACTGCCACCAAACTGGTTAATCATCTGCGCAAATAG
- a CDS encoding cyclase family protein, whose translation MIFLSHHYASDTPTYGDRDKFKVAANSTIAGGGTANSSSWVFTNNHIGTHIDTPYHFNRNGMQTLDYPADFWYFNRVEIIDIPCNAARIIGPEAVAGCIIDPGTEMLLIRTGYELVRQEDKYWNDNPGLAPELADYLRSNFSKMRVIGFDFISITSWKHRQLGRESHKAFLVPGPGRIPILAIEDMALQAVHESIEWALVSPLRTEEGNGCPVTVFAKLTSDS comes from the coding sequence ATGATCTTTCTGTCGCACCACTACGCTTCCGATACACCGACTTATGGAGATCGGGACAAGTTCAAGGTTGCAGCCAACTCTACCATTGCAGGAGGAGGTACGGCTAATTCCTCCAGTTGGGTATTCACCAACAACCATATTGGGACCCACATCGATACACCTTACCATTTTAACAGGAACGGAATGCAGACCCTGGACTACCCGGCAGATTTCTGGTATTTCAACCGAGTGGAGATCATAGATATCCCCTGCAATGCAGCCCGGATCATCGGTCCAGAAGCTGTTGCCGGCTGCATCATTGATCCGGGTACCGAAATGCTGCTGATCAGGACCGGTTATGAGTTGGTACGGCAGGAAGATAAGTATTGGAATGACAATCCCGGTCTGGCTCCGGAACTGGCAGATTATCTGCGCAGTAATTTTTCGAAAATGCGTGTTATCGGTTTTGATTTTATATCAATCACTTCCTGGAAACACCGCCAGCTGGGTAGGGAAAGCCATAAGGCTTTCTTGGTTCCGGGGCCGGGCAGGATACCCATATTGGCCATTGAAGACATGGCTCTTCAGGCGGTTCATGAATCAATCGAGTGGGCTCTTGTCTCTCCCCTTCGCACCGAAGAAGGAAACGGCTGTCCGGTTACAGTTTTCGCCAAATTAACCTCCGATTCATGA
- a CDS encoding acylneuraminate cytidylyltransferase family protein yields the protein MEIPKITALVPMKGHSERVPNKNLRPVAGKPCFHWIIESLERSPYIGEIVINTDSDEIAESAKKNFQVTILERPDYLLGDMVSIQPLIEYDLSMTEGDYYLQTHSTNPLVTTETINNSIKTFFNQKEHDALFTVTPIKTRFYRADGSGVNHDPRHLIRTQDLDPIFEENSCLYIFSKKTNEQIRNRLGANPMMYPMDHLEAVDIDDMHDLLWAEFLLNQRLTRKL from the coding sequence ATGGAAATTCCAAAAATTACTGCGCTCGTACCCATGAAAGGGCATTCAGAAAGAGTTCCGAACAAAAACCTTCGTCCGGTTGCCGGAAAACCATGCTTTCACTGGATCATTGAATCGCTGGAAAGGAGTCCATACATCGGAGAGATCGTCATAAACACGGACTCAGATGAGATTGCTGAAAGCGCCAAGAAGAACTTTCAGGTGACTATTTTGGAACGTCCAGATTACCTGCTCGGGGACATGGTAAGTATCCAGCCATTGATTGAATACGACCTGTCCATGACAGAGGGTGATTATTATTTGCAGACTCACAGTACCAATCCGCTGGTCACCACCGAAACAATCAACAATTCCATCAAGACTTTCTTCAATCAAAAAGAGCACGATGCTTTGTTCACTGTTACTCCCATTAAGACCCGCTTCTACAGAGCAGACGGTTCGGGTGTCAACCATGATCCCAGACACTTGATCAGGACCCAGGATCTGGACCCCATTTTCGAGGAAAACTCCTGTTTGTACATTTTTTCCAAAAAAACCAATGAACAGATCCGTAACCGGTTGGGAGCCAACCCCATGATGTATCCAATGGATCATCTGGAGGCGGTGGATATCGACGATATGCACGATCTACTTTGGGCTGAATTCCTGCTCAACCAACGTCTGACCAGAAAACTGTAA
- a CDS encoding right-handed parallel beta-helix repeat-containing protein, giving the protein MKSGLRSIFLILWCGLLPAKNGSAYAAFNTFSRVSDLNSLRQLSEQMVFVLGYSEPGDGGGGWFRWEPNIMEEPDGSMRIRPHSFKQGCFARVTDGAGLNVKWFGAKGDGKHNDTEAIQSAIEWASARQSFFQQSIAVRDLVLIPSGQFLVDSLELKSGVILQGAGQFSSVILHTGNSSRCIYNEKGHHNRWVGIRELTVIGSDNKGTYTEGIHLFEANYSSYINRITIRGFTQNIVLEDCWTFQLTRSHLFKAHRNNLTILNGTAMEISGNRIDGAGKSNIQISRSKRYRNTGILIRNNAIQQAQEYGLYCRDTNSLLLEGNFFEANNRNGGFAFVYIEGPQTSKHCLIHSTSNYFSGANKSAPNSVGIFLKGNVKSFSSNQDYFSGSMGYGIYSVDLQSKEFVISGTTFHSKSDLKLPSDIKIIN; this is encoded by the coding sequence ATGAAAAGCGGTTTACGCTCCATATTTCTCATACTGTGGTGTGGTCTGCTGCCCGCTAAGAACGGTAGTGCATATGCTGCATTCAATACGTTCAGCCGAGTCAGCGACCTGAATTCACTTCGTCAACTGAGTGAGCAGATGGTATTTGTGCTGGGATACAGTGAACCCGGAGACGGTGGTGGTGGATGGTTTCGCTGGGAACCAAATATAATGGAGGAGCCCGACGGGAGTATGCGGATTCGCCCGCATTCATTCAAACAAGGATGCTTTGCACGGGTAACTGATGGTGCCGGATTGAATGTCAAATGGTTCGGTGCTAAAGGTGACGGTAAACACAACGATACGGAGGCCATTCAATCCGCAATTGAATGGGCCTCCGCTCGACAATCTTTTTTTCAGCAGTCAATTGCAGTCCGTGACCTGGTGCTGATACCATCCGGTCAGTTCCTGGTAGACAGCCTAGAACTAAAAAGCGGGGTGATCCTGCAGGGTGCAGGCCAGTTTTCCTCCGTGATCCTTCATACGGGAAACTCAAGCCGTTGCATCTACAATGAAAAAGGCCATCACAACCGCTGGGTTGGAATCCGGGAGCTCACCGTGATCGGTTCCGACAATAAGGGTACCTATACAGAAGGTATTCATCTGTTTGAGGCCAATTACAGCAGCTATATTAACCGGATTACTATTCGGGGCTTCACCCAAAATATTGTTCTGGAAGATTGCTGGACTTTCCAGCTTACCCGTTCACATCTGTTCAAAGCCCATCGCAATAATCTAACCATCCTTAATGGTACAGCAATGGAGATTTCTGGGAACCGGATTGACGGTGCCGGAAAATCGAATATTCAGATAAGCCGAAGTAAAAGATACAGGAACACTGGAATCCTGATCAGAAACAATGCCATTCAGCAAGCTCAGGAATACGGATTGTATTGCAGGGACACCAACTCATTATTGCTAGAAGGAAACTTCTTCGAAGCTAATAACCGAAATGGAGGCTTCGCCTTTGTTTATATTGAAGGGCCTCAAACAAGCAAGCATTGCCTTATACATTCTACATCGAATTACTTTTCAGGAGCAAATAAATCAGCGCCAAATTCCGTCGGGATATTTCTGAAAGGCAATGTGAAAAGCTTTTCATCGAATCAGGATTACTTCTCCGGTAGTATGGGATACGGAATATATTCAGTTGACCTGCAATCCAAAGAATTTGTGATTTCAGGCACTACATTTCATTCTAAATCCGACTTAAAATTACCTTCAGATATTAAAATTATTAATTAA
- a CDS encoding YhcH/YjgK/YiaL family protein encodes MIVDTLQNIETYKNLSEDIYAGLKFLSELKPDIELGEYHINERVKAIVSEYETIEEFTRGYEAHKHVVDIQYPIKGLERVKWSNIVGMDVNISYDEKKDRTFFKNPFPQMTHVDIGNGVFAIMFPQDGHGPQHYVSQPEMIKKVTVKVSI; translated from the coding sequence ATGATCGTTGACACCTTGCAAAACATCGAAACCTATAAGAACCTCTCAGAGGATATCTATGCAGGTCTGAAGTTTCTTTCCGAGCTAAAGCCGGATATTGAATTGGGCGAATACCACATTAATGAGCGAGTTAAAGCCATTGTCAGTGAGTATGAAACCATCGAGGAATTCACCCGTGGTTATGAGGCACACAAACATGTGGTCGATATTCAGTATCCGATCAAAGGCCTCGAACGTGTGAAGTGGTCTAATATTGTCGGAATGGATGTGAATATCTCTTACGATGAGAAAAAGGATCGGACCTTCTTCAAAAATCCCTTTCCGCAGATGACCCACGTTGATATCGGGAACGGTGTATTTGCCATCATGTTCCCGCAGGACGGACATGGTCCTCAGCACTATGTCAGCCAGCCGGAAATGATCAAGAAGGTTACTGTCAAAGTTTCTATTTAA
- a CDS encoding AroB-related putative sugar phosphate phospholyase (cyclizing): MGDIQMYNFKVTSIIHDYEVHFIDSLKQSIDSVLMEGDYIIIDNIVKDLYDEYLQDALDTHKFIGIDANEKTKSYQGVESVIEELIQNGFRKNHRLVAIGGGITQDVTAFISSIMYRGVNWIFYPTTMLAQGDSCIGSKTSINFGRFKNQVGGFYPPSYIYIFPPFKDTLKEKEIRSGMGEMLHYFIVSGKEDFDFYRDTFKAAFTEKDALSGIINKSLEIKKRYIEIDEFDKKERQVFNYGHTFGHAIESLTQYRIPHGIAVSYGMDMSNFVSVKMGLIPSEVRDEIREVTSYIWEGYPIDDIDIDTYINALSKDKKNVGMQLGLILNKGYGNIFKNLTDSDKTFREWIEEYFLNELK, encoded by the coding sequence ATGGGGGATATACAAATGTATAATTTTAAAGTAACGTCGATTATTCACGACTACGAAGTTCATTTTATTGACAGTTTGAAACAATCAATTGATTCTGTACTTATGGAGGGTGATTACATAATCATAGATAATATTGTCAAAGACTTGTATGATGAGTATTTGCAGGACGCCTTGGATACGCACAAGTTTATAGGTATTGATGCAAATGAAAAAACCAAAAGTTATCAAGGAGTTGAGTCTGTTATTGAAGAGCTGATCCAGAACGGCTTTCGCAAAAATCATCGGCTGGTAGCTATTGGCGGAGGCATCACACAGGATGTCACTGCCTTTATTTCTTCAATCATGTACCGTGGAGTCAACTGGATTTTTTATCCGACCACCATGTTGGCTCAGGGGGACAGCTGCATTGGCAGCAAGACGTCCATCAACTTTGGACGCTTTAAAAACCAGGTTGGTGGGTTCTATCCCCCAAGCTACATCTATATCTTTCCTCCCTTCAAGGATACCCTTAAAGAAAAAGAGATCCGCTCTGGAATGGGTGAAATGCTACACTATTTCATTGTTTCAGGTAAGGAAGATTTCGATTTCTATCGCGATACATTCAAGGCTGCCTTCACTGAAAAGGATGCCTTGTCCGGGATTATCAATAAGAGCCTGGAAATCAAAAAGCGTTATATCGAGATTGACGAGTTCGACAAAAAAGAACGACAGGTTTTCAACTACGGACACACTTTTGGACACGCCATCGAATCCCTGACCCAATACCGGATCCCTCACGGAATTGCCGTTAGCTATGGAATGGATATGTCCAACTTTGTCTCGGTGAAGATGGGTCTGATTCCCTCTGAAGTACGTGACGAGATTCGTGAGGTGACTTCATATATATGGGAAGGTTACCCAATCGATGATATTGACATCGATACTTATATCAATGCACTTAGTAAGGACAAGAAGAATGTTGGAATGCAGCTGGGACTGATTCTGAATAAAGGTTACGGGAACATCTTCAAGAACCTGACCGATTCTGACAAGACCTTCCGGGAGTGGATAGAAGAGTATTTTTTAAACGAACTAAAATAA
- a CDS encoding SDR family NAD(P)-dependent oxidoreductase gives MKIDFTNKTALITGATRGIGKSVADCMRKEGANLILTGTIKEEVDELNKQMVEKGVNNVIYYQADFADSKSMDLFLARLREYEKIDICINNAGVNYVNEFIHVKDDEFIRILDVNLKAPYKILKVVAPKMISNQYGKIVNIASIWSVVTRHGRSMYTASKNALVGLTKTLSIEWASKNVLVNAVSPGFTATELTNATNSIEELDKIKNIIPMRRMAEPIEIANVIAFLSSELNTYITGQNIIVDGGYTNV, from the coding sequence ATGAAAATTGATTTTACAAATAAAACTGCCTTAATAACTGGTGCGACCCGAGGTATCGGTAAATCAGTTGCTGATTGCATGAGAAAGGAAGGGGCTAATTTGATTTTGACTGGCACAATAAAAGAAGAAGTAGATGAGTTAAATAAACAAATGGTTGAAAAAGGAGTTAATAATGTAATATATTATCAAGCCGATTTTGCAGATTCTAAATCGATGGATTTGTTTTTAGCGAGATTGCGTGAATATGAAAAAATCGATATATGCATTAATAACGCAGGTGTAAACTATGTGAATGAATTTATTCATGTTAAAGATGATGAATTTATAAGAATTTTAGACGTAAATCTTAAAGCGCCATATAAGATATTAAAAGTCGTTGCTCCAAAAATGATTTCAAATCAATATGGGAAAATTGTAAATATTGCATCGATTTGGAGTGTTGTTACTCGACATGGTCGTTCGATGTATACGGCATCAAAAAATGCACTTGTTGGTTTGACAAAAACACTTTCAATCGAATGGGCATCAAAGAATGTTTTAGTCAATGCTGTGAGTCCTGGTTTTACGGCTACTGAATTGACAAATGCTACTAATTCTATCGAAGAATTAGATAAAATAAAAAATATAATTCCCATGCGACGCATGGCTGAGCCGATTGAAATAGCTAATGTTATTGCTTTTCTTTCAAGTGAATTAAATACTTATATAACAGGACAAAACATTATTGTAGATGGGGGATATACAAATGTATAA
- a CDS encoding Gfo/Idh/MocA family protein yields MINCAIIGYGKMGKIRAKALEDTGRARVVGVFDAEKIEDEKYHIYSMDTEAIEDLKVDAVFVCTPNYRIPILCRNALLSGKHVFAEKPPAFNASDVEDVIVAEERSGLILMYGFNHRHHDSIKKIKQVVENKELGKILWMRGRYGKEVNEAFFDGWRAKKELAGGGIMLDQGIHMLDLFMYLGGEFDEIQSIVSNLYWKIDGIEDNVFLNLRSNKTGICASLHSTMTQWRYLFSLEVFLEGGAIILNGLKTTSGAYGDEVLSIKRNPGHTHDGSYDSEERIVYKMNNSWISEVNHFIDCIEFNKKVEIGNSCDALNVMKVIDKIYENNKYSL; encoded by the coding sequence ATGATTAATTGTGCAATTATCGGTTACGGTAAGATGGGTAAAATACGTGCAAAAGCATTGGAAGACACCGGGCGCGCACGTGTTGTTGGTGTTTTTGATGCTGAAAAAATAGAAGACGAAAAGTATCATATTTATAGTATGGATACGGAGGCTATTGAGGACCTGAAAGTGGATGCGGTTTTTGTTTGCACCCCTAATTACAGGATCCCTATACTCTGCAGGAATGCATTGCTTTCAGGTAAGCATGTTTTTGCGGAAAAACCCCCGGCATTTAATGCCTCGGATGTAGAGGATGTTATAGTTGCTGAAGAAAGGTCAGGGTTGATTCTGATGTACGGTTTTAATCACAGGCATCATGATAGTATCAAGAAGATCAAACAGGTCGTTGAAAACAAAGAGCTTGGGAAAATATTATGGATGAGGGGGCGTTATGGAAAAGAGGTAAATGAAGCTTTTTTTGATGGATGGAGAGCAAAAAAAGAACTTGCAGGTGGAGGAATTATGCTTGATCAAGGGATACATATGCTTGACCTTTTTATGTATCTTGGAGGAGAATTTGATGAAATACAATCAATAGTATCTAACCTCTATTGGAAAATAGATGGAATTGAGGACAATGTTTTTTTAAATCTAAGAAGTAACAAAACGGGAATATGTGCATCTTTGCATAGCACTATGACACAATGGAGATACCTTTTTTCTCTTGAAGTATTTCTTGAGGGTGGTGCAATAATACTAAATGGTTTGAAGACAACTTCAGGTGCCTACGGTGATGAAGTCTTGTCAATAAAAAGAAATCCTGGTCATACGCATGATGGTTCTTACGATAGTGAAGAAAGGATTGTATATAAGATGAATAATTCGTGGATATCTGAAGTAAATCATTTTATTGATTGTATTGAATTTAATAAAAAAGTAGAAATAGGTAATAGTTGTGATGCTTTAAATGTTATGAAGGTTATAGATAAAATATATGAAAATAATAAGTATTCTTTATAG